A window of Haliscomenobacter hydrossis DSM 1100 contains these coding sequences:
- a CDS encoding LytR/AlgR family response regulator transcription factor: MKLVAIAIDDEPKALEVVQMHAAKVPFLELQASFIDAFEALPFLRQHKVDLIFLDIKMPDISGIEFAQILKNGPLVVFTTAYSEYAVQGFDLDAVDYLLKPFSLARFTKACNKALEMKNVRNNEVPEFIFLKTGYEEEKVYLKDILYVEAAGNYMTYVLKERKLMCRQNVPEALQSLPEQDFVRVHRSFIVGVQHVGKIARQQVWVNGVEIPVGASYEDSVGLIKEKLNG, translated from the coding sequence ATGAAGTTAGTTGCCATTGCCATCGATGACGAACCCAAAGCCCTGGAAGTGGTGCAAATGCACGCGGCAAAAGTGCCTTTTCTGGAGCTGCAAGCGAGCTTCATCGATGCGTTTGAGGCGCTGCCTTTTTTACGGCAGCACAAGGTTGACCTCATTTTTCTCGACATCAAAATGCCGGATATTTCGGGCATAGAGTTTGCCCAGATTTTGAAAAACGGCCCCCTGGTGGTCTTCACCACGGCATATAGCGAATACGCTGTGCAGGGTTTTGACCTGGATGCAGTGGATTATCTGCTCAAACCGTTTTCTCTGGCTCGTTTTACCAAGGCTTGCAATAAAGCCCTGGAAATGAAAAATGTGCGCAACAACGAAGTACCCGAATTCATTTTTCTCAAAACGGGATATGAGGAAGAGAAGGTCTACCTCAAAGACATCCTTTACGTGGAAGCTGCCGGGAATTACATGACTTATGTGCTCAAAGAGCGTAAGCTGATGTGCCGCCAAAACGTGCCCGAAGCGCTACAAAGCTTGCCCGAACAGGATTTTGTACGGGTGCACCGCTCCTTCATCGTGGGGGTACAACACGTGGGCAAAATTGCGCGGCAGCAGGTGTGGGTCAATGGAGTCGAAATTCCGGTCGGTGCTTCGTATGAGGATAGTGTGGGGTTGATTAAAG
- a CDS encoding sensor histidine kinase, whose protein sequence is MATIEKRNWGLGFLLSVVLAAGMIVNSYINFQEAQDQCFQCFEGQYDFLKNDLFPTAVLWLGGLLAGLVFHFYVTPAIVRQQFGIVAILASIIGLFLIFVAASGYGLTNIDLWGNDGESGPEAFRYFSALHVIQDGLKIFMVILAYEAVAELYYFLVARAKENRSLVLKTLAEFILFSAVLFMLWYVAKLSYIVITDNDYSESRIAQLRHWIIPIVVLHLHWFYRCIPIIEGGFAGDNRFRFAELLVVPILILIFLPSLPQYHLDRDLLLPLLGIHGLGIGSAYLRSIFIGEKQTFLTEVTQTSAELGALRAQINPHFLFNALNTLYAIAMKENSEKTADGIQKLGDMMRFMLHENHQNRIPLAKEIEYLHNLISIQELRLDENQQIELKINLQNPDRDVFIAPMLLNPFVENAFKHGISFRNASWIYITLTHDPEHIFFKVHNSYHPKNDNELDPEKDSHGIGLDNVRKRLELLYPDKHELSIQVSDHDYFVSLVLTIA, encoded by the coding sequence ATGGCGACAATAGAAAAGCGCAACTGGGGACTGGGATTTTTGCTAAGTGTGGTTTTGGCAGCGGGAATGATTGTCAACAGCTACATCAACTTTCAGGAAGCTCAAGATCAATGTTTTCAATGTTTTGAAGGTCAATATGACTTTTTGAAAAATGACCTGTTCCCCACTGCTGTACTTTGGTTGGGAGGATTGTTGGCTGGCCTCGTTTTTCACTTTTATGTTACCCCGGCTATCGTACGCCAGCAATTTGGCATTGTGGCCATTTTGGCCAGCATCATCGGACTATTTTTGATTTTTGTTGCTGCTTCAGGTTATGGATTGACCAACATCGACCTTTGGGGAAATGACGGGGAAAGTGGGCCGGAGGCATTTCGTTATTTTAGCGCCTTGCACGTGATCCAGGACGGTCTGAAGATATTCATGGTCATTTTAGCCTATGAAGCAGTGGCGGAATTGTATTATTTTTTGGTTGCCCGCGCCAAAGAAAACCGGAGTCTGGTGCTCAAAACCCTGGCCGAGTTCATCCTTTTTTCCGCTGTTCTCTTCATGCTGTGGTATGTTGCCAAACTGAGCTACATCGTCATCACCGACAATGACTATAGCGAAAGCCGGATTGCTCAACTGCGCCATTGGATCATACCAATCGTTGTACTTCACCTACACTGGTTTTATCGTTGTATCCCCATCATCGAAGGCGGTTTTGCTGGCGACAATCGGTTTCGATTTGCCGAGTTGCTGGTGGTGCCAATTTTAATCCTCATTTTTTTGCCCTCTCTACCTCAATATCACTTGGACAGGGATTTGCTTTTACCCTTGCTTGGTATTCACGGACTAGGGATTGGAAGCGCCTATTTACGGTCTATATTTATTGGTGAAAAACAGACTTTTCTCACCGAAGTCACCCAAACCTCCGCCGAACTTGGTGCGCTGCGCGCCCAAATCAATCCCCATTTTTTGTTCAATGCGCTCAATACCCTTTACGCCATTGCGATGAAGGAAAACAGTGAAAAAACCGCCGATGGCATCCAAAAACTGGGCGACATGATGCGCTTCATGTTGCACGAAAACCACCAAAACCGCATCCCGCTGGCCAAAGAAATTGAATACCTGCACAACCTGATCAGCATCCAGGAATTGCGCCTGGATGAAAACCAGCAGATTGAACTGAAGATCAATTTGCAAAATCCCGATCGCGATGTCTTCATCGCGCCCATGTTGCTCAATCCTTTTGTGGAAAATGCTTTCAAACACGGCATCAGTTTCCGCAATGCGTCCTGGATTTACATTACGCTCACCCACGACCCCGAGCACATTTTTTTCAAGGTACACAACAGCTATCACCCCAAAAACGACAACGAACTCGATCCCGAAAAAGACAGCCACGGCATCGGGCTCGACAACGTGCGCAAACGCCTGGAATTGCTGTACCCCGACAAACACGAACTGAGCATCCAGGTCTCAGATCACGATTATTTTGTATCTTTAGTACTGACCATAGCTTAA
- a CDS encoding DUF5723 family protein → MKNLNILLLIAAFTVSVSSEAQEALGLRLQQFSGINSTLLNPALGGVYSKKWDINLIETVNSISNNYGFLENSKAGEFNRYRSIQNLYSRPDLTNDQTLGPNDLVLDYHTRNTSFYADMSANILGPSFLLRLGQHGIGLTTRARVESETIFPPDLGYYTYNANRGNVNMTPSHISSMAWREWGLHYDYTLSSADDRRLILGINLRYLQGYEGLSIFNEQFSYKQIRTDSFEVSPGAATLMFTSGNLGVDENTPYEPKIQGTGLGLDLGVVYEYLGERWNCNLGFALNDVGNIRFRNSGQLHQFRNNATLIFDTSPYTSWTGASDLPIKTSLLSDLLSGDPQASLVDSSFSIGLPTHLVFHGGLYQEVGWRMYFVVQQSLPLKDNQLHKASTAALVGGWENNWIGAYMPISLYRWQRLRVGAALRLAFLTIGTDNLGPWMSRGNLSEAGFYAAVKISPWPKNMSKGGKGGRGKKKGGRGMDCYDF, encoded by the coding sequence ATGAAGAATCTGAACATATTGCTGTTGATAGCGGCCTTCACGGTATCCGTTTCCAGTGAGGCGCAAGAAGCCCTGGGACTGCGTTTGCAACAATTCAGCGGCATCAACAGTACCTTGCTCAATCCGGCCCTAGGGGGAGTCTATTCCAAAAAATGGGACATCAACCTGATCGAAACCGTCAACTCCATCAGCAACAATTACGGTTTTTTGGAAAATTCCAAAGCGGGGGAATTCAATCGTTACCGCAGCATCCAGAACCTGTACAGCCGACCAGACCTGACCAATGACCAAACGCTGGGGCCCAATGATCTGGTTCTCGACTACCATACCCGCAATACCTCTTTTTATGCAGACATGTCCGCAAACATCCTGGGGCCCTCTTTTTTGCTTCGCCTGGGGCAGCACGGCATTGGATTGACGACCCGTGCCCGCGTGGAATCCGAAACCATTTTCCCGCCCGATCTGGGCTATTATACCTACAATGCCAATCGGGGAAATGTCAATATGACTCCTTCGCATATCAGCAGTATGGCCTGGCGCGAATGGGGCCTGCACTACGATTATACCCTGAGTTCTGCCGATGATCGGCGGCTTATCCTGGGGATAAATCTACGCTACCTGCAAGGTTATGAAGGCTTGTCCATTTTTAATGAGCAGTTCAGCTACAAACAGATCCGCACCGACAGTTTTGAAGTCAGCCCCGGCGCTGCCACCCTCATGTTTACGAGCGGAAACCTGGGGGTTGATGAAAACACCCCTTACGAGCCCAAAATTCAGGGCACCGGCCTTGGCCTGGATCTGGGGGTAGTATACGAATACCTGGGAGAGCGCTGGAACTGCAACCTGGGTTTTGCCCTCAACGATGTAGGCAATATCCGCTTCCGCAACAGTGGCCAGCTGCACCAATTCCGCAACAACGCTACCTTGATTTTTGACACTTCTCCTTATACTTCCTGGACCGGTGCCAGTGATTTGCCCATCAAAACTTCCCTTTTGAGCGATTTGCTCAGTGGGGACCCGCAGGCTTCGCTGGTCGATTCTTCTTTTTCGATTGGCTTACCGACTCATTTGGTTTTCCACGGCGGTCTGTACCAGGAGGTAGGATGGCGCATGTATTTTGTGGTGCAACAATCCCTTCCATTGAAAGACAACCAATTGCACAAAGCCAGCACCGCTGCGTTGGTAGGAGGCTGGGAAAACAACTGGATTGGCGCGTACATGCCCATCAGCCTGTACCGCTGGCAACGCTTGCGCGTGGGGGCAGCCCTGCGATTGGCCTTCCTCACCATTGGTACGGATAATCTGGGGCCCTGGATGTCCCGGGGGAATCTTTCGGAAGCAGGCTTTTACGCAGCGGTAAAAATTAGTCCCTGGCCGAAGAATATGTCCAAGGGAGGAAAAGGAGGCAGAGGCAAAAAGAAAGGGGGCAGAGGGATGGATTGTTATGATTTTTAA
- a CDS encoding T9SS type A sorting domain-containing protein, with product MKTKLLLCCLLLAQYVFSQNAATHEQAYGFIGFESGEMQIIEPAFLPGQYLLGGQLNKGAIIVQSNKIGQSLAYRRLSLGTSGESRITDLLKLNNQLFATAGTCTGCADTILRQSIFITIHDGSLNQIATLVLSPTIAQNKFDNARLATNGTQLYLTFNDNFFGGSLNVRAFDFNLQQAWSSFQNLGFVETPLSVDVQNNQLWVCSQEWNGFDNIIGTRLVRFNAETGVLINHYRYPAFVDASTVLPNGNLALASYGGFYTGSQRIKLSIISSSNGAVLDSVLLGTHERSRATALQALPNGQLLMAVNEVGFFDDTLKLLRYNPANLTTPVGSRKIKGEIAAKKRVVHDLLPLSDEGNTYLAVGTRTDVNEHGMFLASFPEVFTPQPPANWNNDVCGSNLLNGLAQSHYPSCLPKVYEKIVYHKDALRYNGQKQDLSLDLYIPFDLHSTNDLAQKRPLLVIVHGGGFLGGDEDSFSQFAIFFAELGYVVASINYRLGVAEGVNGLDDFCGHEKEVFAAIYRGAQDTRRAIQFLYDNANLYHIDRNNILALGHSAGAVNVLNSALLDADELPYNFVSELGPLPPKPPVQGYIPWAGSVASLEMIDKDEDTPMFFIHGTCDPLIPYDTGNLICPDLPFGFGAKAIVGRKKTLCHNYHLLGIQKGDHGMGGSEQEVLTKLIPWLKNESGVCGQGKQTCETIQAATPLNCAESVICPTTQSCLVATREPKPGPEQIHMYPNPALSNGQVNIELDDYMGTQGDLSLYNLQGQALRSATFSAKTIQLDVQGLPPGVYVVKIRTDKAMMKSQLVVQ from the coding sequence ATGAAAACGAAGCTCTTACTCTGCTGTCTGCTGCTCGCGCAGTACGTTTTTTCTCAAAACGCAGCTACCCACGAGCAAGCCTACGGATTTATAGGTTTTGAATCGGGGGAAATGCAAATCATTGAGCCTGCCTTTTTACCCGGCCAATACCTGCTGGGGGGACAATTGAACAAGGGGGCCATCATTGTTCAAAGCAATAAAATAGGGCAGAGTTTGGCCTACCGTCGCTTGTCTTTAGGTACCTCTGGGGAATCCAGAATCACCGATTTGCTGAAGCTGAACAATCAGCTGTTTGCTACTGCGGGCACTTGTACGGGTTGTGCCGATACCATTCTCCGCCAAAGTATTTTCATCACCATACACGATGGGTCACTTAACCAGATAGCCACGCTGGTGCTCAGCCCAACGATAGCCCAGAATAAATTCGACAACGCCCGCTTGGCCACCAATGGGACTCAACTTTACCTGACCTTCAACGACAATTTTTTTGGCGGCAGCCTGAATGTGCGCGCTTTTGACTTCAATTTGCAACAAGCATGGAGCAGTTTTCAAAACCTGGGTTTTGTAGAAACCCCATTGAGTGTTGACGTTCAAAACAACCAATTATGGGTATGTAGTCAGGAATGGAATGGTTTTGACAACATTATCGGTACGCGATTGGTGCGATTCAATGCCGAAACAGGCGTACTCATCAATCATTATCGCTATCCGGCCTTTGTCGACGCCAGCACGGTTTTGCCCAATGGCAATTTAGCCCTGGCGTCTTATGGTGGGTTTTACACCGGCAGCCAACGCATAAAATTGTCCATCATTTCTTCCAGCAATGGGGCGGTTTTGGACTCGGTGCTGTTGGGTACCCACGAACGGTCGCGGGCTACCGCCCTGCAAGCATTGCCCAATGGACAACTGCTGATGGCGGTCAATGAAGTGGGCTTTTTTGATGACACCCTTAAATTGCTGCGCTACAACCCTGCGAATCTTACAACTCCAGTGGGATCGCGCAAGATCAAAGGCGAAATAGCCGCCAAAAAACGGGTAGTACACGATTTGCTGCCGCTATCTGACGAAGGCAATACTTATCTGGCCGTAGGTACCCGTACGGATGTGAACGAGCATGGTATGTTTTTAGCGTCTTTTCCTGAGGTTTTTACTCCCCAGCCTCCAGCCAATTGGAACAACGATGTATGCGGCAGTAACCTGCTCAATGGCTTGGCTCAAAGCCATTACCCCTCTTGTTTGCCCAAGGTGTATGAAAAAATAGTGTACCACAAGGATGCACTGCGTTACAATGGCCAAAAACAAGACCTCAGTTTGGATCTATACATTCCGTTCGACTTGCACAGCACCAATGACCTGGCTCAAAAACGCCCACTTTTGGTCATAGTGCACGGTGGTGGTTTTTTGGGAGGGGATGAAGATTCGTTCAGCCAGTTTGCCATCTTTTTTGCCGAGTTGGGTTATGTAGTGGCTTCCATCAACTACCGTTTGGGGGTAGCCGAGGGGGTAAATGGATTGGACGATTTTTGTGGACACGAGAAAGAGGTGTTTGCCGCCATATACCGTGGTGCTCAAGACACCCGCCGCGCCATTCAGTTTCTGTACGATAACGCAAATTTGTACCATATCGACCGCAACAACATTCTTGCCCTGGGGCACAGTGCCGGAGCGGTAAATGTGCTCAACTCCGCGCTTTTGGATGCCGATGAACTACCCTATAATTTTGTCTCCGAACTGGGCCCTTTGCCTCCCAAACCTCCGGTACAGGGGTACATTCCCTGGGCTGGTTCAGTTGCCAGTCTGGAAATGATCGACAAAGATGAAGATACGCCCATGTTTTTTATCCACGGTACTTGTGATCCACTCATCCCCTATGATACGGGTAACTTGATTTGCCCAGATTTGCCCTTCGGGTTTGGCGCCAAAGCCATTGTTGGCCGTAAAAAAACACTTTGCCACAATTACCACCTCCTGGGTATCCAAAAAGGTGACCATGGCATGGGGGGCAGCGAGCAAGAAGTATTGACAAAGCTGATCCCCTGGCTAAAAAATGAAAGTGGGGTATGTGGCCAAGGCAAACAAACTTGTGAAACCATTCAAGCAGCAACGCCCCTGAATTGTGCCGAATCGGTCATTTGTCCCACTACCCAAAGTTGTTTGGTGGCCACCCGCGAACCCAAACCCGGGCCTGAACAAATCCACATGTATCCCAACCCGGCTTTATCCAATGGACAAGTCAACATTGAATTGGACGACTACATGGGTACTCAGGGGGATTTGAGCTTGTACAATCTACAGGGTCAAGCACTACGCTCCGCAACGTTCAGTGCCAAAACCATCCAATTGGATGTGCAGGGATTGCCTCCAGGGGTGTATGTCGTCAAAATTCGTACCGATAAAGCTATGATGAAAAGCCAATTGGTGGTGCAATAA
- a CDS encoding enoyl-CoA hydratase/isomerase family protein, translating into MTYENLLLTEENNILLVTFNREKALNALNRRTMLEINHLFSNDLPQRTHLKGIILTGAGDRAFVAGADIKEFLEMEGDLGRQMAQYGQDTFFLIERFPKPVVAAVNGFALGGGCELAMACHLRVAGEKARFGQPEVNLGIIPGYGGTQRLTQLIGKGKALEFCMTADMIDAPEAYRLGLVNYVVPAGEEVNMAKKLIEKTASKGPIAIAKVIESVNAFFEDGVDGFACEIKAFGETTNTLDFREGATAFIEKRVANFAGK; encoded by the coding sequence ATGACCTACGAAAATCTCCTCCTCACCGAAGAAAACAACATTTTGCTTGTCACGTTCAACCGCGAGAAAGCCCTCAACGCCTTGAACAGACGCACCATGTTGGAAATCAACCACCTCTTTTCGAATGATCTTCCCCAACGGACCCACCTGAAAGGAATCATCCTGACCGGAGCGGGCGATCGTGCTTTTGTAGCGGGTGCCGACATCAAGGAGTTTTTGGAAATGGAAGGAGACCTGGGGCGACAAATGGCCCAATACGGTCAAGATACCTTCTTTTTGATCGAACGTTTCCCCAAACCCGTAGTTGCCGCCGTGAATGGTTTTGCGCTGGGGGGAGGTTGCGAGTTGGCCATGGCTTGTCATCTGCGAGTAGCGGGTGAAAAAGCTCGCTTTGGGCAACCCGAAGTCAACCTGGGCATCATTCCCGGCTATGGAGGTACCCAGCGCCTGACCCAATTGATTGGCAAAGGCAAAGCCTTGGAATTCTGTATGACCGCCGACATGATCGACGCCCCAGAAGCCTACCGCCTGGGCTTGGTCAATTACGTGGTACCCGCCGGCGAAGAAGTCAACATGGCCAAAAAACTGATTGAAAAAACCGCCAGCAAAGGCCCCATTGCCATCGCCAAAGTCATCGAATCGGTCAATGCCTTTTTTGAAGATGGGGTCGACGGCTTCGCCTGCGAAATCAAAGCCTTTGGAGAAACCACCAATACACTAGATTTTCGCGAAGGCGCTACCGCGTTTATAGAAAAAAGGGTGGCGAACTTTGCAGGAAAATAA
- a CDS encoding HPF/RaiA family ribosome-associated protein encodes MKVDIQAPFQVFEHTQVMIEDKLNKMSTFYDHILGAKVFLRDDVNPFLHKPSRVVEIQLDVPGTTLFAEATEDTFEKALTSAAEKVKKQILKHKDKL; translated from the coding sequence ATGAAAGTTGATATCCAAGCACCATTTCAAGTCTTTGAACACACTCAAGTCATGATCGAAGATAAACTCAACAAAATGAGTACTTTTTATGATCACATCCTTGGTGCAAAAGTATTCCTTCGCGACGATGTAAATCCATTTCTCCACAAACCCAGCCGAGTGGTGGAAATTCAACTGGATGTACCCGGCACTACGCTATTTGCAGAAGCGACCGAGGATACTTTCGAAAAAGCACTTACGAGCGCAGCAGAAAAAGTGAAAAAGCAAATTCTAAAGCATAAGGATAAGTTATAA
- a CDS encoding MFS transporter, whose protein sequence is MNNRTALYTLMSVWFFWGFIAASNGILIPMFKEEFDLSQAQSQLVDFAFYAAYFVGSILYFLVSAAMKVDILNRIGYRQGIMYGFIISAVGTLLFIPAASLQSFPLLLGGLFVVGLGFSLQQTSTQPFMIALGDPATGAQRINLGGAVNNLGTTIGPVLISFVIFGSVGDSAPAGVGIEAVKMPFLVIGLIFLLFAVFFRFSKLPTITNDEEVQIGIGVLKYPQLVLGMIAIFCYVGAEVTIGSNLGEYLKITQNLDSSQISEYISLFWGSMMMGRWTASLSNFKFEPGIKILLTILTPFLAFGVVLFVNILRGSDVSPLYTYAACIVVMIGAFFAAQEKPIRTMLLFSLLGGIAMVIGILTTGKIALFAFISGGLFCSVLWPCIFSLATAGLGKYTNQGSAYLIMMILGGAVIPVIQGRLSDVPSIGIKLSYIVPLACFAYLFFFGARVKTILKHQGLDFDRDVAMKGGH, encoded by the coding sequence ATGAACAACCGTACTGCGTTGTACACCCTGATGTCCGTTTGGTTTTTTTGGGGTTTTATCGCTGCCTCCAATGGGATTCTGATTCCGATGTTTAAGGAAGAATTTGACCTTTCACAGGCACAGTCTCAATTGGTAGACTTTGCTTTTTATGCAGCGTACTTTGTTGGTTCTATCCTCTATTTTTTGGTGTCAGCAGCCATGAAAGTGGACATCCTCAACCGCATTGGTTACCGTCAGGGAATCATGTATGGATTCATCATTTCAGCCGTAGGTACACTGCTTTTTATTCCCGCAGCTTCGCTACAATCTTTTCCCTTGCTACTCGGAGGATTGTTTGTGGTAGGCCTCGGATTTTCACTTCAACAAACTTCTACCCAACCTTTTATGATTGCTTTGGGCGATCCGGCTACCGGTGCGCAACGCATCAACCTGGGTGGCGCGGTCAACAATTTGGGAACGACCATCGGGCCAGTTTTGATCAGCTTTGTCATTTTTGGTTCGGTTGGTGATAGTGCTCCCGCAGGAGTTGGCATTGAGGCTGTGAAGATGCCCTTTTTGGTCATTGGGTTGATCTTTTTGCTGTTTGCGGTTTTTTTCCGCTTCTCCAAACTGCCCACCATCACCAATGACGAAGAGGTTCAAATTGGTATTGGCGTGCTGAAATACCCTCAGCTGGTGCTGGGCATGATTGCCATCTTTTGTTATGTAGGTGCGGAAGTAACCATTGGCAGCAACCTGGGGGAATACCTGAAAATCACCCAAAACCTGGACTCTTCCCAGATTTCTGAATACATCTCCCTGTTTTGGGGCAGTATGATGATGGGTCGATGGACAGCTTCTTTGAGCAATTTCAAGTTTGAACCAGGGATCAAAATTCTGCTCACCATTCTTACGCCTTTCCTGGCCTTTGGTGTTGTACTTTTTGTCAATATCCTCCGAGGCTCAGATGTATCGCCTTTGTACACTTATGCTGCTTGTATCGTGGTGATGATCGGCGCTTTTTTTGCGGCACAAGAAAAACCAATTCGTACCATGTTGCTTTTTTCCCTCTTAGGTGGAATTGCCATGGTCATCGGGATTTTAACTACTGGCAAAATCGCGCTTTTTGCCTTTATCAGTGGCGGTTTGTTCTGCTCGGTATTGTGGCCCTGTATCTTCTCTTTGGCTACAGCAGGTTTGGGCAAATACACCAATCAAGGTTCAGCGTATCTGATTATGATGATCCTGGGTGGAGCGGTCATCCCGGTTATTCAGGGCAGATTATCTGATGTACCTTCTATTGGCATCAAATTGTCCTACATCGTGCCTCTGGCCTGTTTTGCATACCTTTTCTTCTTCGGCGCACGCGTCAAAACCATCCTCAAACACCAGGGATTGGATTTTGATAGGGATGTAGCGATGAAGGGGGGACATTAA
- a CDS encoding Dabb family protein has translation MLLRHAVLFKFKDSSSPADVKQVEDAFRALPKQIKEIKSFEWGTNNSPENLNQGFTHLFFVSFAAEKDREVYLPHSAHKAFVEVLKPHLDKVLVLDYWSKK, from the coding sequence ATGCTCCTACGTCACGCCGTGTTGTTCAAATTTAAGGATTCCAGTAGTCCAGCAGATGTGAAGCAGGTTGAAGATGCTTTCCGGGCCCTACCCAAACAGATCAAAGAAATCAAAAGCTTTGAGTGGGGCACCAACAACAGTCCGGAGAACCTCAACCAGGGCTTTACTCACCTATTTTTCGTGAGTTTTGCGGCTGAAAAAGACCGGGAGGTTTACCTTCCTCACTCAGCACATAAAGCCTTTGTGGAGGTTTTAAAGCCTCATTTAGACAAAGTTTTGGTACTGGATTATTGGTCAAAAAAATAA
- a CDS encoding aldo/keto reductase, which produces MHPQQYGDFYAELNNGIRMPLLGLGVYDMYGLEAETAIHHALEIGYRLIDTATMYGNEVEVGNAIRQFSVSRNELFVTTKVNDVDQGYDQTLRAFEASQRMLNCGHIDLYLIHWPIKNKRLDTWRALERLYTDGLVRAIGVANYMIPFLDELLPITAIQPVVNQVEFSPYLFLQDLLARCQKEKIVLQAYTPLVRGERFNDLKLQGLAQKYGKTPAQIILRWALQLGISTIPKSINPKRLKENFDVFDFSISDEDMAFMATFNEGYRVVPDPMSIF; this is translated from the coding sequence ATGCACCCACAACAGTATGGTGATTTTTACGCCGAGCTCAACAATGGCATCCGCATGCCCTTGTTGGGCCTGGGCGTTTATGACATGTATGGTCTGGAAGCCGAGACCGCCATCCATCACGCTTTGGAAATTGGCTATCGGCTGATTGACACGGCCACCATGTATGGCAATGAGGTTGAAGTAGGTAACGCCATTCGGCAATTCAGCGTGTCCCGAAATGAGCTGTTTGTAACCACCAAAGTTAACGATGTAGATCAGGGTTATGACCAAACGCTGCGGGCATTTGAAGCCAGCCAACGCATGTTGAATTGTGGGCACATCGATCTTTACCTGATCCATTGGCCGATCAAAAACAAAAGACTGGATACCTGGCGTGCGTTGGAGCGCTTGTACACCGATGGACTGGTACGAGCCATTGGGGTAGCCAATTACATGATTCCTTTCCTGGACGAGTTACTTCCCATTACAGCCATTCAGCCCGTAGTCAATCAAGTGGAATTCAGTCCTTATCTGTTTTTACAAGATTTGCTCGCACGTTGCCAAAAGGAAAAAATTGTCCTGCAAGCTTACACGCCATTGGTGCGGGGCGAACGCTTCAATGACCTTAAACTACAGGGTTTGGCCCAAAAATACGGCAAAACACCCGCCCAAATAATCCTCCGTTGGGCGCTACAATTGGGGATATCGACCATCCCCAAGTCAATCAATCCAAAACGTTTAAAGGAAAATTTTGATGTTTTCGATTTTTCCATTTCTGATGAAGATATGGCATTTATGGCTACCTTTAACGAGGGCTATCGGGTTGTACCTGATCCGATGTCGATATTTTAA
- a CDS encoding phytanoyl-CoA dioxygenase family protein has protein sequence MIPTMAPTMTVNHDHNDIPGNPSTAKSSQAKLSDRSNGQPLRVLSEADWQFWQHNGYIVIKNAVPKENCEKLAALLWEFEEKDPQNPESWYAPARAEMRMKELTNSGMVEIYNHQYLWDNRQTERLYNAFVDIWGTEKLWVTIDRANLNFPSRPGHEFKGFIHWDYDPETKPQNVQGVLALADQTDENMGGFQCIPELFRTYDTWKLTQPADRDHFKPDVTGFELVKVKMEAGDLLIFNSSLAHGIRPNMSQDKVRIAQYISMMPAQEEDLTLREWRINSWRERIAPEGYAFPGDPRKWEQTRYGTAELSPLGKKLLGLEKW, from the coding sequence ATGATACCAACAATGGCACCCACCATGACCGTGAACCACGACCACAACGACATCCCAGGCAACCCTTCTACCGCCAAAAGCAGCCAGGCCAAACTCAGTGACCGTTCGAATGGTCAACCGCTGCGGGTGCTTTCAGAAGCAGATTGGCAGTTTTGGCAACACAATGGGTACATCGTCATCAAAAACGCCGTTCCCAAAGAAAACTGTGAAAAGCTGGCTGCCCTGCTTTGGGAGTTTGAAGAAAAAGACCCCCAAAATCCCGAAAGCTGGTACGCCCCTGCGCGCGCCGAAATGCGCATGAAGGAACTGACCAACAGCGGCATGGTAGAAATTTACAATCATCAATACCTCTGGGACAATCGCCAAACCGAACGTTTGTACAATGCCTTTGTCGACATCTGGGGCACCGAAAAATTGTGGGTGACCATTGACCGGGCCAACCTGAATTTCCCTTCCCGGCCTGGCCATGAATTTAAAGGTTTCATCCATTGGGATTACGATCCCGAAACCAAGCCGCAAAACGTACAAGGAGTACTGGCACTGGCCGACCAAACGGACGAAAACATGGGTGGATTTCAGTGTATCCCCGAGCTGTTCCGCACTTACGACACCTGGAAACTTACCCAACCCGCCGACCGCGACCATTTTAAACCGGATGTTACGGGTTTTGAACTGGTAAAAGTCAAAATGGAAGCGGGCGATTTGTTGATTTTTAATTCCAGCCTGGCCCACGGTATTCGTCCCAATATGAGTCAGGATAAGGTGCGCATCGCCCAGTACATATCCATGATGCCCGCTCAGGAGGAAGATTTAACGCTACGGGAATGGCGGATCAATTCCTGGCGTGAGCGCATTGCGCCCGAAGGGTACGCGTTTCCCGGTGATCCCCGCAAATGGGAGCAAACCCGGTATGGCACTGCCGAATTGAGCCCATTGGGAAAAAAATTGCTGGGTTTGGAAAAATGGTAA